The genomic window AACGCAATTCTTATTATGAGAATATACATACGAATCATGATCATTTAGCTTTTCATATTCCTCATTAACATGTAGAGAATTTCCTATAAATTCGCTATCACTACGTTGTACTAgattatcattttttctgTAAGGAAATTCGATATTTTCtttcttaaaaatttcttttaatgaATTTGTTTCTTCTCTGAAAGGGTAATCAAAATTAAGATCTACTACTACTTTACTTTCATCCTCctgatattaaaaataaattaagtatAATTAGTAGCATTCTCACTTTCTCCTTAAATGCAAGcccatgcatacatacatacaaacatgcatacgtacgtacatacatacaaacatgcatacgtacgtacatacatacaaacatgcatacgtacgtacatacatacaaacatgcATAAGTacaacatacatacaaacatgcatacgtacgtacatacatacaaacatgcATAAGTacaacatacatacataaatacaagCGTATACATGTAAATGTATACGCACGTTAGTATGCACAGCTGTTATGCTGTCTTTCTTGTTTGTCTTTTTCCTTTGTATAAAGacttatttttccttatgcatatatatgcatgttaacctgttctctttttttccttttaatgtAATTCTTCCATTCCATTTCAGTCATTCCAATTTTTTCTGCTACATTTGCACATAGAATATCTTCAGGGTTTAATATCTTATAATTCCCTATCCACATTTTAGGTTTTCGTTTATTAGGGTAATACACAAAGGTACCCTGAACAGAGTTCCCATCGACTAgtagcaaaaaataaaaaggaaataatgcTCATTAAATAgattcaaaaaaagaaaaaaaaaaaaagtaaataatgcaaatttaaagtcaaaaaaaaaaaaaaaatgtgaacaCTATACAGAATGTCCTATTATTGTatgtttaaaagaaaaaggaagaaaaacaGTGCACTTATGATCTacagaaaaacaaataaacatcATATTCACATGCACGCATACACCCATACGCACGCATCGTATTAATTGCATTGATGTATTATTCCTATTTGTTGctgtttatttaaaatataatatgcaaATCAACAAGAATTTCATAAGATATAGAAGAATTATCAATAGCAAAATTAAAACTCTATGGAAATctcttttcatattttttttttttttttcttactcgtagtattattatttaatgctTCGTTCATCATATTCTTAGGGAAATCAGGATCTTCTACCATTTCCGGGTCTCCCTTAAAAATGATATCATTAATTCATACATAATGTTTGCATGTGTgtaaatataagtatatatgctTAAACACATACATAAGCACATGTTCAAATCGTTTTATGCCTCTCTActaatttttcttctacTGTTCTTTTCATCAAATACCTCATTTATGGTTCTGTACTCTCCAATTTTTGTGCTTAATTCCAGCAAGGTCAATGGCTTTCTTTTCTGCTCACTTACTATATTTCCCATATTACAAATTGCACGCACACGGTACTTTATCTAAATTGTGTTATGTTTTACACTTAGAACTATGCTTCGAATTAtgatataaagaaatatagtgaaatattatacaagtgaataaaattaaacataaaatatattcactGATTTTGTTCTTTCCGAAGGAAGGGCATAACTCCTCATTAATTTtgaaatgtatgtatgtatgtgtgtatgggtatatgtatgtatatgtttatgtgtaAAGTATTAGGAATAAGTGTTGCTCAATTTTCATGTTTTTCTCTtcgttaaaaatataacttcaGTTTTGTGTATTCGCAggttatttttaattattttataaatttgtacAAGAGAtagaaattgaaaaaaaaaaaagaaaaaacacgAAACAGACTAAGCAGCTTTAAATATACCAAATTAAAAGTGACCATATGCCCATTAAATCCCTTTCGTAGATAAGTTGTACCGTCGTTTTAAATTCTTTCTAGTGAAACTTTAAGAAATTGTGTAATTTATATGCTTCTCTCTCCtttaaattgttttaattGCAGAATAAACataagaattaaaatatatgtatgtatatatatatattttatttttatttattttttttttttacaaattgtacgaaaatttatatttgtagaATTTgaagttcatttttttaaattgaaaTTTGTAGACATTGCTTTTtctattccttttttctttttttcaaaccTTTTAGATTTAATGCATAATGTACCCTACGATTTTACAAGTTTGTGATTAAGCACATTAAAAATGGGAAGGCATTTTTCttaacatgtatatgtacgttgtagcttttttttttttttttttttttttttcatttatgttCCTTCAAcgtatacaaaaaaaaagaaaaaaaattgaagacCTTATTTCATACAAGACAATAAaggtattatataaaaaatatatatacgtctCAGTTgcttatagaaaaataaataacttttaatagttttcttatttatttatttacataaagaACCATTTCCCCCTATCTTTTAGTAAATGTTTTACGTCCTTCTTTTAATTGAACAACCTATTTAAAAGAAGGCCAAATATAGTatagaatattattattaccttaCTATTTAGGTAACAAGCACGTGTAAAACTAactcaaaaataattttatgtgtGTGGAACATATTATGTAGTTGcgaatttctttttttttttaaaagaaatatgtcTATACcgaagatttaaaaaaaaagaaaaaaaaaattttttaactaagaaattgaaaatatttgcCTGTACACTACTGAAAATAGCGTGCAAATTAATGCAACATAATTTCTCTGTGTGCAGTTTTTTAGAATGTTCTGTggataaagaaatatatatatatatatgtatatatctatatatatgtatatatctatatatatgtatctatctatatatatgtatctatctatatatatgtatctatctatatatatgtatatatatacatttgaattatatctaataaaagatctaaatatatacatgctttcttttttttttttttgagagTAAGGAGCTTATATgttaagggaaaaaaaaaaaaaaaaaagtgagcACACGTTTTCCAAATGTTATAAAACGGTATATAGTGAAAAGAACTGTAATAAATAGAACATATATAACTGAAAATGCTACAgcaaaaattttactttttttttctgatcATACTAAAATTTACACGTATATTAAAATAGGAAAGAATATGAAGCTAGGCTATTCAACAAATCTATGTagttgttttatattttattcatttttcattatattttttatttaatttttttttttttttgggttctttttttttattttattcgttttttatcatattttattttaattttatatgtttttcatttattctttttactttAACGATTTAGCTCCTTTTTCGTTAAACCGTTAATgtgaaaattttgtaaaacaaaatattaattagcTCTATAAGTAATATGCTAAGTAAGAAAAATTAGCTGAAACGTAAGAAGCACCAAGAATAGTACAGAATGAAAGGTGATGAGAAAAATCATTATGTATGGCATTTGCTCAAATAAAAAGTACTAGTAATACACCCTCTTAAACTCTTGGTACTTATGTACAACTGCTGAGATATACGATGTGGAGCAATTTTCTGTATTTTAACGAATGCATATAGAAATGTTCATCATacatgataaaatattttttttaaaataaaaagaatatgtaATTTCCTCAGGTAAATATGAGAAATTGTCCTTTGAATTAGCAATTTGATTAATTTTAACACTAGGAcataatttttccattttgaacTGCTTAAagaaatgtatttattatcatGTGTAAGTACtgtattaatttattcaaCGTCGTTGAAAACGTATAGACTAGGAAATCCACACTAGTAGCTGCTCTGATCTATAATTTTAACTCTCGCACACTTTTatcaattaatatatagatatatttaaaccAATTGCATCTTAACCACTTTCATTTGACtcttaaaaatgtatgtaaaaaattcGGCGTATTTTTAAGGCCATATATAAgtcatatgcatacatatatacatatgttcgtgccatgtatatatgtatgtatgcatatacgtaaaataagaattttttaaaaacaatgaGACATATGTTCCTAAGAGAAGCCAAATATTTACGATGTGTCCCTCAGAAAATTACAcgtcttttttaatttttttttccttttccttttttcttcaagttcttatacattttttttttttttgcataatatcatttttctttctaacttattttattgtgGCGTGTGAAATTTCCAAAA from Plasmodium malariae genome assembly, chromosome: 13 includes these protein-coding regions:
- the PmUG01_13025100 gene encoding conserved Plasmodium protein, unknown function, yielding MGNIVSEQKRKPLTLLELSTKIGEYRTINEGDPEMVEDPDFPKNMMNEALNNNTTIDGNSVQGTFVYYPNKRKPKMWIGNYKILNPEDILCANVAEKIGMTEMEWKNYIKRKKREQEDESKVVVDLNFDYPFREETNSLKEIFKKENIEFPYRKNDNLVQRSDSEFIGNSLHVNEEYEKLNDHDSYVYSHNKNCVTSGHGFFEDVYYDMTSENEGGEGEEVKEKYMKKEKEVKEEKYMKKEKNEKDAKERVEDKNELLNNSYINKLNKDITKFNLEQEQIIQEKRKDIYAYSSTNTSHLIVPQKNGSFLMKNVDSRKYDKKNIIEELINENKNKINSKIYSLKQKKREQYANLSSLSTKESLEIKKSSNKDNISKNKVYRSKTLVK